A window of the Radiobacillus deserti genome harbors these coding sequences:
- a CDS encoding iron chelate uptake ABC transporter family permease subunit, giving the protein MFGDIELPVGIVIAIIGVPYFIYLLCTGKA; this is encoded by the coding sequence ATTTTCGGCGATATTGAATTACCTGTTGGAATCGTCATCGCAATCATCGGGGTTCCATATTTTATTTATTTGTTATGTACAGGAAAAGCTTGA
- a CDS encoding carbohydrate ABC transporter permease encodes MNQLMSSKRSIFFLVAPGFLILISMIIFPIGMSIYYGFTDWGGIGDYNFIGFENFKTIIMNDEVFRTSLINALLLTVATIVIQHPIAIFLSILITHCGRWEKVLRTVLFIPAIISIVVTAKLWASIYNPQYGVLNNVLEAIGLSSWTQDWLGNPNLAIWSIIVVTMWQGFGYAFLLYYAGVKGVPDELYEAAKIDGANPFQLYVKVVIPLLAPMMRVAIIIAVISCLKQMEVVYLMTDGGPGNSTQLLGNYLYQTAFSSAQYGYGNAISVIFVIVVLIITVVLNKFLKRDVGEY; translated from the coding sequence ATGAATCAATTGATGTCCAGCAAAAGATCGATATTTTTCTTAGTCGCACCTGGCTTTCTCATCCTTATTTCGATGATTATTTTTCCAATTGGGATGAGTATTTATTATGGATTTACTGACTGGGGCGGTATAGGGGATTACAATTTCATAGGGTTTGAGAATTTTAAAACTATTATTATGAACGATGAAGTCTTTAGAACCTCTCTTATAAACGCTCTTCTTCTAACCGTTGCAACGATTGTGATTCAACACCCGATTGCCATTTTCTTGTCGATTCTCATTACACATTGTGGAAGATGGGAAAAGGTTTTACGAACAGTGTTATTTATTCCTGCAATTATATCCATTGTTGTAACGGCAAAGCTGTGGGCAAGTATCTATAATCCGCAATACGGAGTGCTTAACAATGTTCTGGAAGCAATTGGGTTATCCTCCTGGACACAGGATTGGTTAGGAAACCCTAATTTAGCTATCTGGTCGATTATTGTAGTGACAATGTGGCAAGGCTTTGGATATGCGTTTTTACTTTATTATGCTGGGGTAAAAGGCGTTCCGGATGAACTTTATGAAGCAGCAAAAATAGATGGAGCTAATCCATTCCAATTATATGTGAAGGTTGTTATTCCACTGCTTGCTCCCATGATGCGTGTTGCTATTATTATTGCAGTTATATCTTGTTTGAAGCAAATGGAAGTGGTGTACTTGATGACAGATGGTGGTCCGGGAAATAGTACACAACTTTTAGGAAACTATTTATATCAAACTGCTTTCTCATCTGCTCAATATGGATATGGGAATGCGATATCCGTCATATTTGTCATTGTTGTTTTAATCATCACAGTTGTTTTAAACAAATTTTTAAAAAGAGATGTTGGTGAATATTAA
- a CDS encoding carbohydrate ABC transporter permease: MEKQLNTTPNISVIRKKEKKSLSLGKIILYIFMAIVGFLQLFPLLWLFDYSLLNSGEFFGDAILQIPSPPEWETYISAFTQGNVLPYFFNSVLVTFVSVALTAFVSILLAYAFTRMKWRFSALFLNIILLGMMIPIHATLLPNFIIFNEVGMLNSYWALILPYTAFNIPISMFIVTGFMETIPRSIEEAAVMDGAGIWRILFKVIFPITKPAIATISVVNFINCWNEFIMAYTFITEDTFKTLPFSIIQFVGQYSSNYGAQFAVMSLIAIPSIIMYLFFTDEINKGLMAGSIKG, from the coding sequence ATGGAAAAGCAATTAAATACAACACCGAACATATCTGTTATTCGTAAGAAGGAAAAGAAATCTCTTAGTCTAGGAAAAATAATACTCTATATCTTCATGGCGATTGTAGGGTTCCTGCAGTTGTTTCCGTTGCTATGGCTATTCGATTATTCGCTACTTAACAGTGGGGAGTTCTTTGGTGATGCTATTTTACAAATTCCATCTCCACCAGAATGGGAAACCTATATAAGTGCATTTACACAAGGGAATGTACTCCCCTATTTCTTTAATAGTGTATTGGTTACATTCGTATCTGTCGCGTTAACTGCATTTGTATCGATTTTACTTGCCTATGCGTTTACTAGAATGAAATGGCGTTTTAGTGCCTTGTTCTTAAACATTATTTTACTAGGAATGATGATTCCCATTCATGCTACGCTACTTCCGAATTTTATTATCTTTAATGAAGTAGGAATGTTAAATAGTTATTGGGCTTTGATCTTACCATATACAGCTTTTAATATTCCGATTAGCATGTTCATTGTGACCGGATTTATGGAGACGATTCCACGCTCAATTGAGGAAGCTGCAGTTATGGATGGTGCAGGCATTTGGCGAATATTATTTAAGGTTATTTTTCCGATAACAAAGCCAGCCATTGCTACGATAAGTGTCGTAAACTTCATTAATTGCTGGAATGAATTTATTATGGCCTACACGTTTATAACGGAGGATACGTTCAAAACACTACCGTTTTCAATTATTCAGTTTGTCGGCCAGTATTCTTCTAATTACGGAGCACAATTTGCAGTTATGTCTTTGATCGCAATCCCATCTATTATTATGTACTTATTCTTTACAGATGAAATTAACAAAGGGCTAATGGCTGGTTCTATTAAAGGATAG
- a CDS encoding NADPH-dependent FMN reductase, with amino-acid sequence MESADLIVFATPIYQASFTGALKNLLDHLQMNALKGKITGIITHGHVEKHFLVAEYQLKPILSYLKGLVPTTNVFIHNDAYDEENDIVDSSALERLRNLAEEMLELAHK; translated from the coding sequence GTGGAATCCGCTGATTTAATTGTGTTTGCAACACCAATATACCAAGCTTCTTTTACAGGTGCATTAAAAAATTTGTTGGACCATTTACAAATGAATGCATTGAAGGGAAAGATCACGGGTATTATTACACACGGTCATGTCGAAAAACATTTTCTTGTAGCCGAATATCAGTTAAAACCAATCCTCTCTTATTTAAAAGGGCTCGTTCCAACGACCAACGTATTTATTCATAATGATGCTTACGATGAAGAGAATGATATTGTGGATTCGAGTGCTCTAGAGCGATTAAGGAACCTAGCAGAGGAAATGCTGGAGTTGGCTCATAAGTAA
- a CDS encoding protein adenylyltransferase SelO, with translation MMEREIFTLKNSYTELPETFFTLQDPTPVASPEMVLFNDKLAQQLGLDPDTLKDEKGVKVLAGNQIPEGSKPLAQAYAGHQFGNFTMLGDGRAVLLGEQITPKGERKDIQLKGAGRTPYSRGGDGRAALGPMLREYMISEAMHALGIPTTRSLAVISTGEPIYRETELPGAILTRIAASHLRVGTFQYARKWGTPEDLQALADYAIQRHYPELPDTDNRYVEFLRAVIRKQAGLIAKWQLVGFIHGVMNTDNMTISGETIDYGPCAFMDVYHPETVFSSIDVQGRYQYQNQPYIAGWNLARFAEALLPLLHPVQDKAIEIANKEVTAFIDVYEEHWLNGMRAKLGLFHNKEGDKELVEELLSLMEANKADYTNTFRALTFPDKQEQPLFQAEAFKQWRHKWEDRLNKQKENNEDVHERMRQHNPAVIPRNHRVEEALDAAGNGDMDVVSALLDVLQNPYAHDEVHENYCKAPDTPDPSYQTFCGT, from the coding sequence ATGATGGAAAGAGAAATATTCACATTAAAAAATAGCTATACAGAACTTCCAGAAACATTTTTTACGTTACAGGATCCAACACCAGTAGCCTCACCGGAGATGGTACTATTCAATGATAAACTAGCACAACAACTTGGATTAGACCCAGATACCTTAAAGGATGAGAAAGGAGTGAAAGTGCTAGCAGGTAATCAAATTCCTGAAGGATCGAAACCGTTAGCTCAAGCCTATGCAGGGCATCAGTTCGGAAACTTTACTATGCTTGGGGATGGCCGCGCAGTTTTACTTGGGGAACAAATTACTCCTAAGGGAGAACGAAAGGACATACAACTAAAAGGAGCTGGGAGAACTCCTTATTCAAGAGGAGGAGATGGCCGCGCAGCATTAGGACCAATGCTACGGGAGTACATGATTAGCGAGGCCATGCATGCCCTGGGGATTCCTACTACACGAAGTCTTGCTGTTATATCAACAGGGGAGCCTATTTACCGAGAAACAGAGCTTCCAGGCGCTATTTTAACTCGAATTGCGGCAAGTCATCTTCGTGTCGGAACGTTTCAGTATGCAAGAAAGTGGGGAACACCTGAAGATCTTCAAGCATTGGCTGACTATGCGATTCAGCGACATTATCCCGAGCTTCCGGATACCGATAACCGATATGTGGAATTTTTGCGAGCTGTCATCCGAAAACAAGCGGGACTAATTGCGAAGTGGCAATTAGTAGGATTCATCCACGGTGTGATGAATACAGACAATATGACAATTAGTGGGGAAACGATAGACTATGGTCCATGTGCATTTATGGACGTCTATCATCCGGAAACGGTCTTTAGTTCGATTGATGTTCAAGGGCGCTATCAATATCAAAACCAGCCCTATATCGCGGGATGGAATTTAGCGCGATTTGCGGAGGCTTTGTTACCACTTCTTCATCCAGTGCAAGACAAAGCAATTGAGATTGCGAATAAGGAAGTGACTGCTTTTATTGATGTGTACGAAGAACACTGGCTAAATGGAATGAGGGCAAAGCTGGGTCTTTTCCACAACAAAGAAGGGGATAAAGAGCTTGTAGAAGAATTATTAAGCCTGATGGAAGCAAATAAAGCGGACTATACGAATACGTTTCGGGCCCTAACTTTTCCGGATAAACAGGAGCAGCCTCTGTTTCAAGCGGAGGCCTTTAAACAATGGAGACACAAATGGGAAGACCGATTAAACAAGCAAAAAGAGAACAATGAGGATGTTCATGAACGGATGCGACAGCACAATCCAGCTGTCATTCCAAGAAATCATCGAGTAGAAGAAGCGTTAGATGCCGCAGGAAATGGGGACATGGATGTAGTCTCGGCATTACTGGATGTCTTACAGAATCCGTACGCACATGACGAGGTGCACGAAAACTATTGTAAGGCACCTGATACACCGGATCCTTCCTATCAAACATTTTGTGGAACTTAA
- a CDS encoding alpha/beta hydrolase, whose translation MQKTKVHVQGTEQFFMTSKHNRRYRIMVYRPQQEAPASGFPILYVLDGNAFFTTVTDAIRLQSRRSDKTGVVPTVVVGIGYDSEEPFDKNRFYDYTVAPAEDQVSSKFTRKMDDEQGGANEFLMFLQEELKPKIERELAIDSEKQAIFGHSLGGLFVLHALFTQTSLFQTYIAGSPSIHWNQVKLSQEEEHFIQNNCDEKVSILIGAGELEGEHHSKMLMNARELAQRLQQLKHARVEAYEFPDENHISVVLPLINKAIRFCSDDWKL comes from the coding sequence ATGCAAAAAACAAAGGTACATGTGCAAGGAACGGAACAGTTTTTCATGACATCTAAACATAATCGTCGTTATCGAATAATGGTGTATAGACCACAACAAGAAGCTCCTGCCTCGGGATTTCCCATCCTGTATGTTTTAGACGGAAATGCTTTTTTTACTACGGTTACAGATGCTATTCGTCTTCAGTCTCGGCGTTCCGATAAAACTGGAGTAGTCCCAACTGTTGTTGTAGGAATTGGATATGATTCAGAGGAACCATTTGATAAAAACCGATTTTATGATTATACAGTCGCACCAGCTGAAGATCAGGTATCTTCTAAGTTTACACGTAAAATGGACGACGAGCAGGGTGGTGCAAATGAATTTTTGATGTTTTTACAAGAAGAATTGAAGCCAAAAATAGAAAGAGAGCTGGCAATCGATTCAGAGAAACAAGCTATTTTCGGTCATTCTCTGGGTGGTCTATTCGTTTTACATGCCTTATTCACGCAAACGAGTCTTTTCCAAACCTATATTGCAGGTAGTCCCTCCATTCACTGGAATCAAGTAAAGTTAAGTCAAGAGGAAGAACACTTCATCCAAAACAATTGTGATGAAAAAGTATCGATATTAATTGGTGCTGGAGAACTGGAGGGTGAGCATCATAGCAAGATGCTTATGAATGCTCGGGAATTAGCACAAAGACTACAGCAGCTAAAGCATGCACGAGTAGAAGCTTACGAATTCCCGGATGAAAATCATATATCTGTCGTGCTTCCTCTTATAAATAAAGCAATCCGGTTTTGTTCAGATGATTGGAAGTTGTAG
- a CDS encoding ABC transporter ATP-binding protein, producing MITLNGVNKIYGNDVKALNNIDLQLRKNKVIGLIGKNGAGKTTLIETIIGLLEPSSGDISYTNLSKDNIGYLPDEPVFINHVSVLEMLHYINLVRRLGLTKEELINRLQEVDLAEVKDKPTENLSRGMRQRLAYVVATLHKPNVLLLDEPFTGLDPVHLEMMKKHLIEYSIDRCIVFSTHIFAFASQLCNEFVLLDEGKIKEIITLKEGEKWREDDLQTAFQTFIDSSS from the coding sequence ATGATTACTTTAAATGGGGTAAATAAAATCTACGGCAATGACGTAAAAGCATTAAATAATATTGACTTACAACTAAGAAAGAATAAAGTCATTGGTTTAATAGGAAAAAATGGTGCTGGGAAAACAACACTAATTGAAACAATAATAGGTTTATTAGAACCCTCATCTGGTGATATTTCCTATACTAATTTATCAAAAGACAATATTGGCTATTTACCTGATGAACCTGTTTTTATTAATCATGTATCTGTACTTGAGATGCTTCATTACATAAATCTCGTTCGAAGGTTGGGGTTAACTAAAGAAGAACTAATCAATAGGTTGCAAGAGGTTGACTTAGCGGAGGTAAAAGATAAACCTACGGAAAATTTATCAAGAGGAATGAGACAAAGACTAGCTTATGTTGTCGCTACGTTGCACAAACCAAATGTTTTGTTATTGGATGAGCCATTTACAGGGTTAGACCCTGTTCATCTAGAGATGATGAAAAAGCACTTAATCGAGTATTCCATTGATAGATGTATCGTATTTTCCACACATATTTTTGCTTTTGCATCACAATTATGTAATGAATTTGTTTTACTAGATGAAGGGAAAATAAAAGAGATAATTACACTAAAAGAAGGAGAAAAATGGAGGGAAGATGACTTACAAACAGCATTCCAAACATTTATTGATTCATCATCTTAA
- a CDS encoding YesL family protein: MLIGSGTGWLYRICEWVTRLVYVNLLWLGFSLLGLLLFGIGPATSSMFTVIRKWLNHDEDIRVFRTFLEAFKKDYWKANLLFILLFIGGCLLYLDFLFIGQFSGTISSMLSGILLLLTAIYLVLLFTIFPVFVHFELTVIQSIKYAIHLGVSSPLSMVIIGASIWLMYEVMVYIPATIPFFSGSIVSFIAMYRVNIALKKLELTYNPA, encoded by the coding sequence GTGCTAATAGGAAGTGGAACGGGATGGTTGTATCGAATATGTGAATGGGTGACGCGGCTTGTGTATGTGAATTTACTCTGGCTTGGATTTAGTTTACTTGGTCTTCTTTTATTCGGAATTGGACCTGCTACTTCCTCCATGTTTACGGTAATCCGTAAATGGTTAAACCACGATGAAGATATTCGCGTTTTTAGAACGTTCTTGGAAGCTTTTAAAAAGGACTATTGGAAAGCGAACCTTCTTTTTATTTTACTTTTCATCGGTGGATGTCTCCTTTATTTAGATTTTCTATTCATTGGCCAATTTAGTGGGACTATATCAAGTATGCTTTCCGGAATATTACTTTTGTTAACTGCCATTTATTTGGTCCTTTTATTTACAATTTTTCCGGTGTTTGTCCATTTTGAATTAACGGTGATTCAATCGATTAAATATGCGATCCATTTAGGGGTGAGCTCACCTTTGTCCATGGTTATCATTGGGGCGAGTATCTGGCTCATGTATGAAGTTATGGTATATATTCCAGCTACGATTCCGTTTTTCTCTGGTAGTATTGTTAGCTTTATTGCTATGTATCGAGTAAATATTGCTTTGAAAAAGCTAGAATTAACCTATAATCCAGCGTGA
- a CDS encoding sensor histidine kinase has translation MKKRRILTSYLDLPVRFKILLWFIPLLLITVAITGWYSYYTAKNQVLEKINRAQLEYTNQISNQLDYITTDAVDFTNYLFLLSSVQQFLNPITEDDSISRRKQINEIVSSLLVNQRDFQSLVLYGFNEEVPPLAINQTGVTSAMPFSAFQQTEHYKRAIEQAGNPSWTLLMNDAPLFEGDNRTKIILTRVIKNSYTLKDLGIVVIGVNEETLRRKYTNGLSNNAQLFIVHEDNKVITSTDSKWIGAHIADIPYFTEKANNSISVSSNKWMLASSKSENDWNVLLLQPRNELLTELNTIKIWTLLVTALCFFMGVWFSWYVSSVITKPLKKLTKSIYQLQKGDFTQQVSFRGKDEVGELGRGYDVMVQQIKRLIDDVFRTQLSRKEAELKTLQAQIHPHFLYNTLDTIFWKAQQKNQRDIADLIYSLSQFFRLSLSDGKEFVTVGHELLLIENYLIIQKNRFTNKFTYEIQANEETKAIPIPKLLIQPLVENAVLHGLEGIEDNGFIYIQIAQEEHFLNIEVVDNGIGIELHKLNRINEYLQETDFESIEVHREQDRPGYALVNIMERLRMKYGQQANMRIESDYGIGTKVRIHIPLKSSKEKGRE, from the coding sequence ATGAAGAAAAGAAGAATCCTTACTTCTTATTTAGATCTACCTGTTCGATTCAAAATCTTACTCTGGTTTATTCCTTTATTATTAATTACCGTCGCTATTACAGGCTGGTATTCTTATTACACAGCCAAAAATCAAGTACTAGAAAAAATTAATCGAGCCCAGCTTGAATACACAAATCAAATCAGTAACCAATTAGATTACATTACAACCGATGCTGTTGACTTTACGAACTACTTATTTCTGCTGTCTAGTGTTCAACAGTTTTTAAATCCAATTACAGAGGATGACTCTATTTCAAGACGGAAGCAAATTAACGAAATAGTGTCTAGTCTTTTAGTGAATCAACGAGACTTTCAATCTCTCGTGTTATATGGATTTAATGAAGAGGTACCTCCACTAGCAATCAACCAAACTGGTGTGACAAGTGCAATGCCTTTCTCTGCGTTCCAACAAACAGAGCATTACAAACGCGCCATTGAACAAGCAGGTAATCCATCCTGGACGTTACTTATGAACGATGCTCCTCTGTTTGAAGGAGATAACCGAACCAAGATTATTTTAACAAGGGTGATTAAAAATTCTTATACACTGAAGGATTTAGGCATTGTAGTGATTGGAGTCAATGAAGAAACATTGCGGAGAAAATATACGAACGGATTAAGCAATAATGCCCAATTATTTATTGTTCATGAGGACAACAAAGTTATAACGTCCACCGATAGCAAATGGATTGGGGCACACATTGCTGATATCCCGTACTTTACCGAGAAGGCAAACAACTCCATTTCTGTAAGCAGCAATAAATGGATGTTAGCAAGCTCTAAATCAGAGAATGACTGGAATGTATTACTCCTACAACCGAGGAACGAGTTACTTACGGAGTTAAATACCATTAAAATATGGACACTTCTTGTAACCGCTTTATGCTTCTTTATGGGAGTGTGGTTCTCCTGGTATGTATCGTCCGTTATTACAAAGCCCTTAAAAAAACTAACCAAATCAATCTATCAGCTGCAAAAGGGAGATTTTACACAGCAAGTGTCCTTTCGAGGCAAGGATGAAGTCGGTGAATTGGGACGCGGCTATGATGTAATGGTCCAACAGATCAAACGACTGATAGACGATGTCTTTCGCACCCAACTAAGTCGAAAAGAAGCCGAATTAAAAACGTTACAAGCTCAGATTCACCCCCATTTTTTATACAATACACTCGACACCATCTTTTGGAAAGCACAGCAAAAGAATCAAAGGGACATCGCTGATTTGATTTACTCGCTGTCACAATTTTTTCGACTAAGCTTGAGTGATGGGAAAGAATTTGTAACCGTTGGACATGAACTACTGCTAATAGAAAATTACTTAATCATTCAAAAGAATCGATTTACCAATAAATTCACCTATGAAATCCAAGCAAACGAAGAGACAAAAGCAATTCCCATTCCTAAGCTATTAATTCAACCGCTTGTTGAAAATGCGGTTCTGCACGGCTTAGAGGGTATTGAGGATAATGGGTTCATTTATATTCAAATTGCTCAAGAGGAACATTTCTTAAACATTGAGGTCGTGGATAATGGTATCGGAATAGAATTACACAAGTTGAACCGTATAAATGAATACTTACAAGAAACTGACTTCGAAAGCATAGAGGTCCATAGGGAACAAGATCGTCCTGGGTATGCCCTCGTAAATATTATGGAACGACTTCGGATGAAATATGGACAACAGGCAAATATGCGAATTGAAAGTGACTATGGAATAGGTACGAAGGTAAGGATTCACATTCCTTTGAAATCAAGTAAGGAGAAAGGGCGTGAGTAA
- a CDS encoding helix-turn-helix domain-containing protein, translated as MLKLFIAEDEDTIRNGIISSIDWNMHDITICGEAANGEEALTLLDHVHPDIILTDIQMPKINGLDFIQQAKGRGLSFEAIILTGYEDFQYAKQSIRLNVFDYILKPALPSKILDAVLQAKQRIDQARLMNQQLHLLEEYADKNNYLEKVEKLHYWFHFPDQSKNEEKRISAKQLKMCIHPEDYLHVGIIRFPSKAISYYIDDYELLRFAAMNVTNETLSSFYSGKLEILFDHEFLIWVGNIDSHYDSSHLIPYLQQLKENYMRYLKLPIYIGIGRVKPSIEYVHDSYHEAKKALDEHYYYKEKDAFFYSELESQERKLSSHDKKLSDIENELITYIYQKQYDAALDKLEIWLTYLKENTSYHKDQMNVKAMTLIIEMQKFVQGTTLTKIEWENDFINWLEQMPTMKTFDEMSTILKKIFQNLFEIVTAEKPVHRTVQRAQAIIEGRYTENLTLESVANEVFVSSAYLSTLFKQELGINFLDYLHQYRITQAKILLTQHYKIYEVANKTGYKDERHFSSTFKKWTGMTPSNFQKESKISS; from the coding sequence ATGCTAAAGCTATTTATTGCAGAGGATGAGGATACAATTCGTAACGGAATTATTTCTTCTATTGACTGGAACATGCATGACATTACAATCTGTGGAGAAGCAGCTAATGGCGAAGAAGCATTGACCCTTTTAGACCATGTTCACCCGGATATCATTTTAACGGATATTCAAATGCCAAAAATAAACGGATTAGACTTTATACAACAAGCGAAAGGGAGAGGGCTCTCTTTTGAAGCAATTATTCTTACTGGTTATGAGGATTTTCAATATGCGAAGCAATCCATCCGCTTAAATGTGTTTGACTATATATTAAAGCCCGCTCTTCCTAGCAAAATTTTAGATGCCGTACTGCAAGCGAAACAACGAATCGATCAAGCAAGGCTAATGAATCAACAGCTTCATTTACTAGAAGAATATGCTGACAAGAACAATTACTTAGAAAAAGTAGAAAAGCTACATTATTGGTTCCATTTTCCTGATCAATCCAAGAACGAAGAGAAAAGGATAAGCGCGAAGCAGCTAAAGATGTGTATTCATCCTGAGGATTATTTACATGTAGGTATCATTCGATTCCCATCAAAAGCAATTTCCTATTATATAGATGATTATGAACTACTACGATTTGCAGCCATGAATGTCACGAACGAAACATTATCTTCTTTCTATTCAGGGAAGCTAGAAATTTTGTTTGATCACGAATTTCTTATTTGGGTAGGTAATATAGATTCTCATTATGATTCTAGCCATTTAATTCCCTATCTACAGCAATTAAAAGAAAATTACATGCGATATTTAAAATTACCTATTTATATAGGAATTGGTAGGGTGAAACCTTCCATCGAGTATGTACACGACAGCTACCATGAAGCAAAAAAGGCATTAGATGAACATTACTATTATAAGGAAAAGGATGCTTTCTTTTATTCGGAATTAGAAAGTCAGGAAAGAAAGCTTAGTTCTCATGATAAGAAACTATCTGATATAGAAAATGAACTTATCACATATATTTATCAAAAACAGTACGATGCAGCATTAGATAAACTAGAAATTTGGCTTACGTACTTAAAAGAAAACACCTCCTATCATAAAGATCAGATGAACGTAAAAGCCATGACATTAATTATTGAGATGCAGAAGTTTGTTCAAGGAACAACATTAACCAAAATTGAATGGGAAAATGACTTCATAAACTGGCTAGAACAAATGCCTACGATGAAAACCTTCGATGAAATGTCTACTATTCTTAAAAAAATATTCCAAAATTTGTTTGAGATCGTTACTGCAGAAAAACCAGTTCACCGCACAGTCCAACGAGCGCAAGCCATCATTGAGGGAAGATATACAGAAAATCTAACATTGGAATCTGTCGCGAATGAAGTATTTGTATCAAGTGCATACTTAAGTACATTATTTAAACAAGAGCTCGGAATTAATTTTTTAGATTATTTGCATCAATACCGGATTACACAAGCAAAGATACTGTTGACTCAGCATTATAAAATATATGAGGTTGCTAATAAAACAGGCTATAAAGATGAAAGACATTTTAGTAGCACATTTAAAAAATGGACAGGAATGACGCCTTCGAATTTTCAAAAAGAGAGTAAAATTTCTAGTTAA
- a CDS encoding ABC transporter substrate-binding protein, with the protein MKKSFLLLIFAFIVSISLVACSEDSSSKGESNSGGSGDGEQVTLSFFTALPDRETGMGGVEQQIIDAYMEENPNVKIEVEALQDEPYKDKIKIYSSTNKLPDIIQAWGQSSFIAPLIDNGLLHELDAADFEDKGFIEGSFDGFSKDGKLYGVPKNTDFLPLFYNKRLFEENGLEPPKTEKDLIEVSKKFRELGINPVAINGMDGWTFPMWFDYTLQRETGSFDLMDDALAGDASYTDPAVIDAAEKMKKMVDEGVFADGYLTADYGTARNLFGQEKAAMYLMGAWEMGLATDENFPESFRENVGVINYPVSDKAEAGDLVIYQGGGYAVSENSEHKEEAVKFLQYFFEPDNWPKLVWQSGAGMPAQNFEDYLTGEESQLQKEMVDIFNSVTSASGTPILDDSTPEFKETIMTLHQELFTGEITPKEFGEELDAAAKKAREASE; encoded by the coding sequence ATGAAAAAATCATTTTTATTACTGATATTCGCTTTTATTGTCTCGATTAGTTTAGTCGCATGTAGTGAAGATTCAAGCTCTAAGGGAGAAAGTAATAGTGGAGGTTCCGGAGATGGAGAACAAGTTACGTTAAGCTTTTTCACTGCTCTTCCGGATCGTGAAACAGGAATGGGTGGAGTGGAGCAACAAATCATCGATGCATACATGGAAGAAAACCCTAATGTAAAAATTGAAGTGGAAGCGCTTCAAGATGAACCGTATAAGGACAAAATCAAAATCTATTCATCTACGAATAAATTACCAGATATTATTCAAGCGTGGGGACAGTCTTCTTTCATTGCTCCTTTAATTGACAACGGCTTATTGCATGAATTGGATGCTGCTGATTTTGAAGATAAAGGATTTATTGAAGGCTCTTTTGATGGCTTTTCTAAAGATGGGAAGTTGTACGGTGTTCCGAAAAACACAGACTTTTTACCGCTTTTCTACAACAAACGTCTTTTTGAAGAGAATGGCCTAGAGCCTCCGAAAACAGAAAAGGATTTAATTGAGGTATCTAAGAAATTCCGTGAACTTGGTATTAATCCAGTAGCGATTAACGGTATGGATGGCTGGACATTCCCAATGTGGTTTGATTATACGTTACAGCGTGAAACAGGAAGCTTTGACTTAATGGATGATGCGCTAGCTGGTGACGCTTCCTATACAGACCCTGCTGTCATCGATGCTGCAGAAAAAATGAAAAAAATGGTTGATGAAGGTGTATTTGCGGATGGCTATTTAACAGCAGACTATGGAACAGCACGAAACTTATTTGGTCAAGAAAAAGCAGCCATGTACTTAATGGGTGCATGGGAAATGGGATTAGCTACAGATGAAAACTTCCCTGAAAGCTTTAGAGAAAATGTAGGCGTTATTAACTACCCAGTCTCAGATAAAGCAGAAGCTGGTGATCTTGTGATTTATCAAGGCGGGGGCTATGCCGTATCTGAGAACTCTGAACATAAAGAGGAGGCTGTAAAATTCCTTCAATATTTCTTTGAACCAGATAACTGGCCAAAACTTGTATGGCAAAGTGGAGCAGGGATGCCTGCACAGAACTTTGAAGATTACTTAACTGGAGAGGAATCTCAGCTCCAAAAAGAGATGGTGGACATTTTTAACAGTGTAACATCTGCAAGTGGTACGCCAATTTTAGATGATTCTACTCCTGAATTTAAAGAAACGATTATGACGTTGCACCAAGAGCTATTCACTGGAGAAATTACTCCAAAAGAATTTGGTGAAGAATTAGATGCTGCTGCAAAGAAAGCTCGCGAAGCATCTGAATAA